A single genomic interval of Streptomyces sp. NBC_00663 harbors:
- a CDS encoding ABC transporter substrate-binding protein, whose protein sequence is MSFSRRNFLIATGVAAGASTVLSACSSGNAGGSGSKTPSVEKGKAAEIAIGTATDSKGPAPEMPGARKGGTIYTLDQIDYDHLDPAQIYSSYTGAGSVLFLRGLTGYRVDSKGNTTLVGDLATDAGTVKDGGKTWSFTLKDGVKWEDGKVVTIEDVRHSFERLFADFVTEGPRYPQNWLEGADKYKGPYDGKHLSSIETDGNTVTFRLKEAHADFPFMLAMRGYAIVPKAKDTKKKYDQRPFSCGPYKIQSRSIDKSLTLVRNENWDASLDPCRNGYPDKIVMQFGFQSLASTDRYIADSGNDQYALSLLNEVAPERVTKVLGDAKLKQRVLTQVDTTCYYFPINMTRIKDVKVRQAINWAWPAQQLKQQRGGSQVTATATTIISPLTPGHEDFDLYGKKTKPTGDPEKAKALLKEAGKEGQKLVIAFQQSDRAVKEAVTIKNALTKAGFDVVTKQVDKTTFYSEIGQLDNGFDLFAAGWGPDWPAGYAVIQPCWDGSQIADGGVNWSQLNNTSVNKAIAAATAITDADKANAAWGAIDKQIMELAALVPDYNPIRNYFYGSKVGGVVYNAGDTCVAIGKVFAKA, encoded by the coding sequence ATGTCCTTTTCCCGCAGAAACTTCCTGATCGCCACCGGTGTGGCGGCGGGTGCCAGCACCGTCCTGAGCGCTTGCAGCAGCGGCAACGCCGGGGGTTCGGGCAGCAAGACCCCGTCGGTCGAGAAGGGCAAGGCCGCCGAGATCGCCATCGGCACCGCCACCGACTCCAAGGGCCCCGCCCCGGAGATGCCGGGTGCCCGCAAGGGCGGCACGATCTACACGCTCGACCAGATCGACTACGACCACCTGGACCCGGCGCAGATCTACTCCTCGTACACGGGCGCCGGTTCGGTCCTGTTCCTGCGTGGTCTGACCGGCTACCGCGTCGACTCCAAGGGCAACACCACCCTGGTCGGCGACCTCGCCACCGACGCCGGCACCGTCAAGGACGGCGGCAAGACCTGGTCCTTCACGCTGAAGGACGGCGTCAAGTGGGAGGACGGCAAGGTCGTCACCATCGAGGACGTCCGCCACTCCTTCGAGCGCCTCTTCGCCGACTTCGTCACCGAGGGCCCCCGCTACCCGCAGAACTGGCTCGAGGGCGCCGACAAGTACAAGGGCCCCTACGACGGCAAGCACCTCTCCTCCATCGAGACGGACGGCAACACCGTCACCTTCCGTCTGAAGGAGGCGCACGCCGACTTCCCGTTCATGCTCGCCATGCGCGGCTACGCGATCGTGCCCAAGGCCAAGGACACGAAGAAGAAGTACGACCAGCGTCCGTTCTCCTGCGGCCCGTACAAGATCCAGTCCCGCAGCATCGACAAGTCCCTGACCCTGGTGCGCAACGAGAACTGGGACGCCAGCCTCGACCCGTGCCGCAACGGTTACCCGGACAAGATCGTCATGCAGTTCGGCTTCCAGTCCCTGGCCTCCACGGACCGCTACATCGCCGACTCGGGCAACGACCAGTACGCGCTGTCCCTGCTGAACGAGGTCGCCCCCGAGCGGGTCACCAAGGTGCTCGGCGACGCCAAGCTGAAGCAGCGGGTGCTGACCCAGGTCGACACGACCTGCTACTACTTCCCGATCAACATGACGCGCATCAAGGACGTCAAGGTCCGTCAGGCGATCAACTGGGCGTGGCCGGCGCAGCAGCTGAAGCAGCAGCGTGGTGGCTCGCAGGTCACCGCGACCGCGACCACGATCATCTCCCCGCTGACCCCGGGTCACGAGGACTTCGACCTGTACGGCAAGAAGACCAAGCCGACCGGTGACCCGGAGAAGGCCAAGGCGCTGCTGAAGGAAGCCGGCAAGGAGGGCCAGAAGCTGGTCATCGCCTTCCAGCAGTCCGACCGTGCCGTCAAGGAAGCCGTCACCATCAAGAACGCCCTCACCAAGGCGGGCTTCGACGTGGTGACCAAGCAGGTCGACAAGACCACCTTCTACTCCGAGATCGGTCAGCTGGACAACGGCTTCGACCTGTTCGCCGCGGGCTGGGGCCCGGACTGGCCGGCCGGTTACGCCGTCATCCAGCCCTGCTGGGACGGCAGCCAGATCGCCGACGGTGGCGTCAACTGGTCGCAGCTGAACAACACCAGCGTGAACAAGGCGATCGCCGCCGCCACCGCGATCACCGACGCGGACAAGGCCAACGCGGCCTGGGGCGCGATCGACAAGCAGATCATGGAACTCGCGGCCCTGGTCCCCGACTACAACCCGATCCGTAACTATTTCTACGGCTCGAAGGTCGGCGGCGTGGTCTACAACGCCGGTGACACCTGCGTCGCCATCGGCAAGGTCTTCGCGAAGGCCTGA
- a CDS encoding ABC transporter permease: MFRFLVRRVLGALVILLIISAVTFFLFYAIPRDPARMACGKVCPDDLLAQVRQNLGIADPMPVQYWHWLQAIFVGRDYVGVGHCDAPCFGYSFSNNVNVFDTIMERLPTTISLALGGAFFFLIIGVGTGMLAALKQGKFLDKAASSFSLIGSSMQIYFVGYIAMFFLVSQLHLLDQPSYTPFTENPGAWLSGLLLPWLVLSIIFTANYTRMTRSQLVEQLSEDYVRTARAKGLSRSSVFFRFAWRGAMGPIVTIFGIDMGTLVGGAIITESTFSIQGLGALAVRSVDDSDLPMLLGVTMIAAAGIVFANIIVDAVYALIDPRIRLA, encoded by the coding sequence ATGTTCCGTTTCCTGGTCCGCCGAGTGCTCGGCGCACTCGTGATTCTGCTGATCATCAGCGCCGTCACCTTCTTCCTCTTCTACGCCATCCCGCGTGACCCGGCGCGGATGGCGTGCGGCAAGGTCTGCCCCGACGACCTGCTGGCACAGGTGCGGCAGAACCTCGGCATCGCCGACCCGATGCCGGTGCAGTACTGGCACTGGCTCCAGGCCATCTTCGTGGGCCGGGACTACGTGGGTGTCGGGCACTGTGACGCACCCTGCTTCGGCTACTCGTTCAGCAACAACGTGAACGTGTTCGACACGATCATGGAGCGGCTGCCCACCACCATCTCGCTCGCCCTCGGCGGCGCCTTCTTCTTCCTGATCATCGGTGTCGGCACCGGCATGCTGGCCGCGCTCAAGCAGGGCAAGTTCCTCGACAAGGCGGCGAGCTCGTTCTCGCTCATCGGCTCGTCGATGCAGATCTACTTCGTCGGCTACATCGCGATGTTCTTCCTGGTATCCCAGCTCCACCTGCTGGACCAGCCCTCGTACACGCCGTTCACCGAGAACCCCGGCGCCTGGCTCTCGGGCCTGCTGCTGCCCTGGCTCGTGCTGTCCATCATCTTCACGGCCAACTACACCCGTATGACCCGCTCCCAGCTGGTGGAACAGCTCAGCGAGGACTACGTGCGCACGGCGCGGGCCAAGGGTCTGTCCCGCAGTTCGGTCTTCTTCCGCTTCGCCTGGCGTGGTGCGATGGGCCCGATCGTGACGATCTTCGGTATCGACATGGGCACCCTGGTCGGCGGCGCGATCATCACCGAGTCCACGTTCAGCATCCAGGGTCTGGGCGCGCTCGCGGTCCGCTCGGTCGACGACAGCGACCTGCCCATGCTGCTCGGCGTCACCATGATCGCGGCGGCCGGCATCGTCTTCGCCAACATCATCGTGGACGCCGTCTACGCCCTCATCGACCCGCGCATCCGGCTCGCCTGA
- a CDS encoding ABC transporter ATP-binding protein: protein MTSTDQQAFLSVRDLKVHFSTEDGVVKAVDGLSFDLEKGKTLGIVGESGSGKSVTNLTILGLHDRHRTAIDGEILLDGKELTTARESELEKLRGNKMAMIFQDALASLSPYHTIGKQIGETYRKHTGASKAAARARAIEMLRRVGIPQPDMRVDDYPHQFSGGMRQRAMIAMALVCDPELLIADEPTTALDVTVQAQIMDLLKDLQQEFGTAIIFITHDLGVIADIADDVLVMYGGRCVERGTKEEVLRTPQHPYTVGLLSSMPSLDGPVDVPLSPIPGSPPSLLNPPSGCRFHPRCSFAEKVPGGRCSTERPLLTVEDGRGSACHLTLDQRQEFFADLAATRH from the coding sequence GTGACGAGCACCGATCAGCAGGCCTTCCTCTCCGTCAGGGACCTGAAAGTCCACTTCTCCACCGAGGACGGCGTCGTCAAGGCCGTCGACGGTCTCTCGTTCGACCTCGAAAAGGGCAAGACCCTCGGCATCGTGGGCGAGTCCGGCTCAGGCAAGTCCGTCACCAACCTGACGATCCTCGGCCTGCACGACCGGCACCGCACCGCGATCGACGGCGAGATCCTGCTCGACGGCAAGGAGCTGACCACGGCTCGCGAGTCCGAGCTGGAGAAGCTGCGCGGCAACAAGATGGCGATGATCTTCCAGGACGCCCTGGCCTCGCTGTCGCCGTACCACACCATCGGCAAGCAGATCGGTGAGACGTACCGCAAGCACACCGGCGCCTCCAAGGCGGCGGCCCGGGCGCGGGCGATCGAGATGCTGCGCCGGGTCGGGATCCCCCAGCCGGACATGCGGGTGGACGACTATCCGCACCAGTTCTCCGGCGGTATGCGCCAGCGCGCGATGATCGCCATGGCGCTGGTCTGCGACCCCGAGCTGCTGATCGCCGACGAGCCGACCACCGCGCTCGACGTGACGGTGCAGGCCCAGATCATGGACCTGCTCAAGGACCTCCAGCAGGAGTTCGGCACCGCGATCATCTTCATCACCCACGACCTCGGGGTCATCGCCGACATCGCGGACGACGTGCTGGTGATGTACGGCGGCCGGTGTGTGGAGCGGGGTACGAAGGAGGAGGTGCTGCGCACGCCGCAGCACCCGTACACGGTCGGCCTGCTGAGCTCCATGCCGAGCCTGGACGGCCCGGTCGACGTGCCGCTGTCGCCGATCCCCGGTTCGCCGCCCTCGCTGCTGAACCCCCCGTCCGGCTGCCGCTTCCACCCGCGCTGCTCCTTCGCCGAGAAGGTCCCGGGCGGGCGGTGCTCCACCGAGCGCCCGCTGCTCACGGTCGAGGACGGCCGGGGTTCCGCCTGCCACCTCACGCTGGACCAGCGCCAGGAATTCTTCGCCGACCTCGCCGCGACCCGGCACTGA
- a CDS encoding ABC transporter ATP-binding protein produces MSNTNPLLDVTGLTKHFPVKGGFPIRRTVGAVQAVDGLDFQVNEGEALGLVGESGCGKSTTGRLITRLLEPTGGKISYRGQDITHAGRKALAPIRSEIQMIFQDPYASLNPRQTVGKIIAGPMEINDLNPAGGREKRVRELLEIVGLNPEHYNRFPHEFSGGQRQRIGVARALALEPKLIVADEPVSALDVSIQAQVVNLLQKVQQELGIAFVFIAHDLAVVRHFSQRVAVMYLGKIVEIADRDDLYGNPRHPYTKALLSAVPEATVDETPARERIRLQGDVPSPLNPPSGCRFRTRCWKATEKCATEAPPLVQVEGNKPGHLTACHYPETEGTIPAPRLSKDPQAAS; encoded by the coding sequence ATGAGCAACACGAACCCCCTCCTGGACGTCACCGGCCTGACGAAGCACTTCCCGGTCAAGGGCGGCTTCCCGATCCGCCGTACGGTCGGCGCGGTCCAGGCCGTCGACGGCCTCGACTTCCAGGTGAACGAGGGCGAGGCCCTCGGCCTGGTGGGCGAGTCGGGCTGCGGCAAGTCCACGACGGGCCGCCTGATCACGCGCCTCCTGGAGCCCACCGGCGGCAAGATCTCCTACCGCGGGCAGGACATCACGCACGCGGGCCGCAAGGCGCTGGCGCCGATCCGCTCCGAGATCCAGATGATCTTCCAGGACCCGTACGCCTCGCTGAACCCGCGGCAGACGGTCGGCAAGATCATCGCGGGTCCGATGGAGATCAACGACCTCAACCCGGCGGGCGGGCGCGAGAAGCGCGTACGCGAACTCCTGGAGATCGTCGGCCTCAACCCCGAGCACTACAACCGCTTCCCGCACGAGTTCTCCGGCGGCCAGCGCCAGCGCATCGGCGTGGCCCGCGCGCTGGCCCTGGAGCCGAAGCTGATCGTGGCGGACGAGCCGGTCTCCGCGCTGGACGTCTCCATCCAGGCGCAGGTGGTCAACCTGCTCCAGAAGGTCCAGCAGGAGCTGGGCATCGCGTTCGTCTTCATCGCCCACGACCTCGCTGTCGTACGGCACTTCTCGCAGCGCGTGGCGGTCATGTACCTCGGCAAGATCGTCGAGATCGCCGACCGTGACGACCTGTACGGCAACCCGCGCCACCCGTACACGAAGGCGCTGCTGTCGGCGGTGCCGGAGGCCACGGTCGACGAGACCCCGGCCCGTGAGCGCATCCGCCTCCAGGGCGACGTCCCCTCCCCGCTGAACCCGCCGTCGGGCTGCCGCTTCCGCACCCGCTGCTGGAAGGCGACGGAGAAGTGCGCGACCGAGGCGCCCCCGCTGGTCCAGGTCGAGGGCAACAAGCCGGGCCACCTGACGGCGTGCCACTACCCGGAGACGGAGGGAACCATTCCGGCCCCGCGTCTCTCCAAGGACCCCCAGGCGGCGAGCTGA
- a CDS encoding VOC family protein, which yields MELGFHPADDTRNPRGGSPVVYWAVESVDTTRTALLDRGCTHHRGPLDIDDGRRICQLVDPFGTVFGLDGPA from the coding sequence GTGGAGCTCGGTTTCCACCCCGCCGACGACACCCGCAACCCCCGCGGCGGCAGCCCGGTCGTCTACTGGGCCGTGGAGAGCGTGGACACGACCCGAACCGCCCTGCTGGACAGGGGCTGCACTCACCACCGGGGCCCGCTCGACATCGACGACGGCCGACGCATCTGCCAGCTCGTCGATCCCTTCGGGACCGTCTTCGGGCTCGACGGACCCGCCTGA
- a CDS encoding DinB family protein: MTRTDTPAAWDERTQLTTFLDYTRATAVAKCEGVSAENAVRAPLPGSPLMTLAGLVNHLRWVEYWWFQVVFLGEEDNGPWTEEDPDREMRIAVDMPLADVLRDYEEQSARYRELVTSNDLDTPSKRPIRDGRHPDLRWILLHLIEETARHNGHLDIVRELVDGKTGV; this comes from the coding sequence ATGACACGAACCGACACCCCCGCCGCCTGGGACGAACGCACCCAGCTCACCACCTTCCTCGACTACACCCGGGCCACCGCCGTCGCCAAGTGCGAGGGCGTCTCCGCGGAGAACGCGGTCAGGGCCCCGCTGCCGGGCTCACCGCTCATGACCCTGGCCGGGCTGGTCAACCACCTCCGCTGGGTGGAGTACTGGTGGTTCCAGGTCGTCTTCCTCGGCGAGGAGGACAACGGCCCCTGGACCGAGGAGGACCCCGACCGCGAGATGCGGATCGCCGTCGACATGCCCCTCGCGGACGTCCTGCGCGACTACGAGGAACAGTCCGCCCGCTACCGCGAGCTGGTCACCTCGAACGACCTCGACACCCCGTCGAAGCGCCCCATCCGCGACGGCCGCCACCCCGACCTCCGCTGGATCCTCCTCCACCTCATCGAGGAAACGGCCCGCCACAACGGCCACTTGGACATCGTCCGCGAACTGGTGGACGGAAAGACCGGGGTGTGA
- a CDS encoding VOC family protein: MLHHVELWVPDLERAVTSWGWLLERLGCAPYQSWPAGRSWRMGETYVVLEQSPALTGDHHDRLRPGLNHLAFHVRDRSTLDELVTAAPAHGWTLLFPDRHPFAGGPEHRAAYLENEDGFEVELVAADAR, encoded by the coding sequence TTGCTGCACCACGTAGAGCTGTGGGTACCGGACCTGGAGCGGGCGGTGACGTCCTGGGGCTGGCTGTTGGAGCGGCTGGGCTGCGCGCCGTACCAGAGCTGGCCGGCGGGCCGCAGCTGGCGCATGGGGGAGACGTACGTCGTCCTGGAACAGTCCCCGGCGCTGACGGGCGACCACCACGACCGGCTGCGCCCCGGCCTGAACCACCTCGCGTTCCACGTACGGGATCGCTCGACGCTGGACGAACTGGTGACGGCGGCGCCCGCCCACGGCTGGACCCTGCTCTTCCCCGACCGGCACCCGTTCGCGGGCGGGCCGGAGCACCGCGCGGCGTATCTGGAGAACGAGGACGGGTTCGAGGTGGAGCTGGTCGCCGCGGACGCTCGCTAA
- a CDS encoding class I SAM-dependent methyltransferase encodes MVDRSFADPSLAALYDSLNPWGPCDDFYAGLVRDASTVLDVGCGTGRLLARARATGHRGRLVGIDPAAAMLVQARRRAPGVEWVLGDLRSQVWHGEFELVVMTGHAFQALVAEEDVRQTLRAVRDALRAGGRFVFETRNPAARAWEGWGPEHIRECADAEGSVAWMWQQVTRPVLGDRVTFTETYEGVRWNGPRVSTTTLRFLDRHGIERFLAEAGLTVVEQYGDWGRGPMTAASPEIITVAGRR; translated from the coding sequence ATGGTCGATCGCTCGTTCGCGGATCCCTCGCTCGCCGCGCTGTACGACTCCCTCAACCCCTGGGGCCCGTGCGACGACTTCTACGCCGGCCTCGTGCGGGACGCCTCCACCGTCCTCGACGTCGGCTGCGGCACCGGACGGCTGCTCGCCCGGGCCCGGGCCACGGGGCATCGCGGACGGCTGGTGGGGATCGATCCGGCCGCCGCCATGCTGGTGCAGGCGCGGCGGCGGGCACCCGGGGTGGAGTGGGTGCTCGGCGATCTGCGGTCCCAGGTCTGGCACGGGGAGTTCGAACTCGTCGTGATGACCGGGCACGCCTTCCAGGCACTCGTCGCCGAGGAGGACGTACGGCAGACCCTGCGTGCCGTCCGGGACGCGCTGCGCGCCGGAGGGCGGTTCGTGTTCGAGACCCGCAACCCGGCGGCCCGGGCGTGGGAGGGCTGGGGCCCCGAGCACATCCGTGAGTGCGCCGACGCCGAGGGATCGGTCGCCTGGATGTGGCAGCAGGTCACCCGCCCCGTCCTCGGCGACCGGGTCACCTTCACCGAGACCTACGAGGGCGTGCGGTGGAACGGTCCCCGGGTCAGCACGACCACGCTCCGGTTCCTCGACCGGCACGGCATCGAGAGGTTCCTGGCCGAGGCGGGCCTGACGGTGGTGGAGCAGTACGGGGACTGGGGGCGGGGGCCGATGACCGCCGCGAGCCCCGAGATCATCACCGTCGCCGGACGCCGCTGA
- a CDS encoding AfsR/SARP family transcriptional regulator codes for MDIQLLGCVEARVRTGERVPLPHGTKLLLAALAWTPGTFVADEVLAERVWSERLPQHPREALYIQATRLRKALGGADRTGEAFELSRRRGGYVLAIDERSVDTMRFRALVRQARLSARDGSTERALDLFTQALELWRGEPLSDVRTPWAETARVALRREHREALVGSAELGLRSGRVEECLRRLSRLADMHPFDEKVTGLLMLALHQAGRQADALDCFHLLRLRMADLLGCEPGPELRALRGRILARDPDLLPAAAGTATPH; via the coding sequence ATGGACATACAGCTGCTGGGATGCGTGGAGGCACGCGTCCGCACCGGCGAAAGGGTGCCGCTCCCGCACGGCACGAAGCTTCTGCTGGCCGCCCTGGCCTGGACCCCGGGCACCTTCGTGGCCGACGAGGTACTGGCGGAGCGCGTGTGGTCCGAGCGGCTGCCCCAGCATCCGCGCGAGGCGCTCTACATCCAGGCCACGCGGCTGCGCAAGGCGCTGGGCGGCGCCGACCGGACGGGCGAGGCCTTCGAGCTGTCCCGCAGGCGCGGCGGATACGTCCTCGCGATCGACGAGCGGAGCGTGGACACCATGCGGTTCCGCGCCCTGGTACGGCAGGCCCGGCTCAGCGCCAGGGACGGGAGCACCGAGCGCGCGCTCGATCTGTTCACCCAGGCCCTGGAACTGTGGCGCGGCGAACCGCTCTCCGATGTGCGCACTCCCTGGGCGGAGACGGCGCGGGTGGCGCTGCGGCGCGAGCACCGGGAGGCGCTGGTCGGCAGCGCCGAACTCGGTCTGCGGTCCGGGCGGGTCGAGGAGTGCCTGCGGCGGTTGAGCCGGCTGGCGGACATGCACCCCTTCGACGAGAAGGTCACCGGTCTGCTCATGCTCGCCCTCCACCAGGCCGGCCGGCAGGCGGACGCGCTGGACTGCTTCCATCTGCTGCGCCTGCGGATGGCCGATCTGCTGGGCTGCGAGCCGGGTCCCGAACTGCGTGCCCTGCGGGGGCGGATCCTGGCCCGGGACCCGGATCTGCTCCCGGCCGCCGCCGGCACGGCGACACCTCACTGA